Within the Staphylococcus argenteus genome, the region GGTTGATAATACGTATTATAGTGAGGTTCATGATTCTTTTGCTCAATATGTTCATTTGAGCTTGGGTACCTATCGCTTCTTTTCATGCGTTTGCTCCTTCTTTTAAAACTCACTTGGTATACCTTGAGTTTACCAGTACTATCACTAATAGGCTACACTTTTTAGAAAAATCAGTCCAAGGGCTTACACTTACATACATCATCATACTTACTAATTATGTAACGAATAAATTTTTTGCAGGAAAATCAAAACAATCATTTATTTATAAGAATGACAATTTATATTTCAAAATAAAAAGGTCACTCCTATCCATATAATAGAAATGACCTTTTACATATTGAATTTTAGCCATCGACTTATGTTTTAATAAACAAAATCAATATTATTAAAAAGTCTCATGCTATATCCTGTTTTTATTAGCGTTCACTACACTAATTTACAGTAAATATTTAATCTTGTAACTGTTTGACAATTTCTCTATTAAAATCATTTAAATCATCTGGTACTCGGCTAGTTACAATATTATTGTCAACTACAACAGATTCATCAACAACTTGTGCACCAGCATTAGATAAATCTTTACGTATATTTAATACTGCAGTTAATGTACGACCTTTTAAATCATCTGTATCTATTAATATTTGCGGTCCATGACAGATAGCAAATGTTGGCACATCATTTTTAGTGAAATATTTAGCAAATGTACCATAACGTCCTTCAGCATCACCACGTAAATGATCCGGTGAAAATCCACCAGGAATTAATAATGCATCATGATCTTCTGGTTTCGCATCTGCAATACTTACAGCAACGTTTACTTTTTCGCCATGTTTACCAACGACTTCACTATGCGCTGTATCTCCAATCACTATGGTTTCAAAGCCTGCATTTTCTAATGCCTCTTTAGGACTTGAATATTCTATATCTTCAAATTCATTTGCTAGAATAATTGCTACTTTTTTAGTCATTGAAAATCACCTTTCTCTATAACATTGATATCAATACTATAGACAAGTAAATCAGTGATTAAACATATTATGACTTAAAATATTATTCGTAAATCGCGAAATGATTTCTTCGTTATCACAGAAATAGTAGTTATTTAGAAACTAATTTAACCTTTTCTTCTAACTGATCTAACAACCCAATCCATTCATCAATGTCTTCCACACGTACTTCATCAGGATTCACATGATCAATATCCTCAATAAATTTATTTAAACGTGCTTTTATTTGTTCGATTGTTTGTTGTTCATTCATAAAAAAGTTAACTCCTTTAATTTTGATTTTCTTTTTCATTATTATCCTAACAGAAATCACTTAAAAGCGATATAATCTTAGCGACATTTATGACATTCTAATTATTTTGACTTTTAAAAAATACCTTTTCAATTAGGTAAAAGTACGAGATAATTTGTTACGAATAATAATACGAAGAGATATCACAATGGTATCAATCAAATAGAAAGAAGGAAGTTTAAGACGATGAATAGCGTCAAATTAAAGCAACCTGTAAGCATACTGAATGATCCATGGGAAGCATACAATGATGTTAAAGATCACGGTGAATTGACTTTAAGTAACATCGAATTTACAACTACAAATCTATGTAATATGCGTTGTAGTCACTGCGCAGTTGGCTATACACTTCAAACGGTTGATCCTGAACCATTAAATATGGATTTAATTTATCGCAGACTAGATGAAATTCCGCATCTACGAACAATGTCAATTACAGGTGGCGAGCCGATGTTTTCTAAAAAATCTATTAGAAATGTTGTTAAACCACTTTTAAAATATGCTCATAATCGTGGCATTTATACTCAAATGAACTCAAACTTAACACTCCCGCAAGATCGCTATCTAGATATAGCTGAATATATTGATGTCATGCATATTTCTCACAACTGGGGTACAACTGACGAATTTGCAAATGTCGGTTTTGGTGCTATGGAAAAACAACCACCTTTAAAAGCAAAATTGAAACTATATGAGCAAATGATTAATAATGCACGTACATTATCAGAACAAGGTATGTTTGTGTCAGCTGAAACAATGCTTAATCAAAGTACATTACCGCATCTACAAAAAATACATCAGGAAGTCGTACATGATATGAAATGTAGTAGACATGAAATTCATCCAATGTATCCGGCTGATTTTGCTAGTCAATTGAATGTATTATCTTTATCAGAAATGAAAAAAACAATTCATGACATTTTAGATTTTAGAGATGAAAATGTATGGATGTTATTTGGAACTTTACCTGTTTTTCCTTGCTTAAAAGATGATAATGATCAAATGCTTCTAACACGTTTAAGAAACGCTAAAAATGTAACAACTAGAAATGATCCAGATGGCCGCAGTCGTTTAAATGTAAATGTATTTACCGGTAATGTTATCGTTACTGACTTTGGCGATGAAACAGGAACAATTTCAAACATTCAAAAAGATAAATTAACAGATGTATTTGATAAATGGTTATCAACAGACCTTGCTAAATCTTTAAATTGCCATTGTGCTGAATTTAGTTGCTTAGGTCCGAACGTTCTCGTTAAAAACATGTACTATCCGAATATGGATTTTAAAGATAATGAGCGCCATATGCATATGCATAAACAACCTCAAATTTTACAATTTTAAATACCATTATAATTATTATCGAGAAGTAATCTAAATTAATTTAACGTTATCCTTTCAATACAAGTACAGTTTCAAACGGTCAACTTGCAAACCTGATTGATGACAAAAAATAATAAGACAGATTGTAGGATTTAATTTGAAATAATAGTTCAAATTATGTACTGAACCCTATTTAGTTAGATTTTTTTAGTCCAACTTTTTAGGTGCACATCATAATCCTTCACAATCTGTCTTTATTTATTAATCTTTAATATGTTGTACTTTAGCTAAATATTCAATCGTTTGTTTGCTTTCAATGCGACGCGCTTTCCTTCTTTCAACACGTTGTGGCGCTGTGTCGTAAAACCATTTTTCAACATCATCCTCTGGATAAACACCAGGCACATGTTGTGGTTTACCATCGTCATCCAACGCAACGAAAGTTAAGAAACTTAATGCTGCTAAGTCATGTTTGTTGTTAAATACATCATCTATTCTAATTTGTACAACAACTTCCATTGAACTTGTTCCAGCATATGAAACCATTGCTACATACTGTAATATATCACCTGTTTTAATCGGTTTTAAGAAATCTACAGAATCTGTTGAAGCAGTTACCACTTGAGCACCTGCATGTTTCATAGCTGTAATCGCAGCAATTTCATCAATATTAGCCATTAAAGTTCCACCAAACATAGTATGATGATGGTTTGTATCTTGAGGAAAAACTTGTCTGTTTTTATAGCATTTTGATTCAGACATAGATTTCATCGGTCTGTCCTGATTTGTCATCATTTTATCTCCCAATCTTTACTGTGATTAAGTATTACATTGTTAAATGATCGCTTGTTTTGTCATTGCAAAACGTTGTACTATCATTTATTTAGAACGTTGGCGCCCAATTTCCATTTTCAAAAACAAGTTCTTCCGTACCATCTTCCAAAATACCATAAATAGTTAAATCACTGCTGCCAATCATGAAGTCAACATGTACATTTGAATCATTCAATCCACATGCGACCTTTTCTTCTACTGACATTTCTGTGCCACCTTCAACATTAAAGGCATACGCTGAACCAATCGCTAAGTGACATGATGCATTTTCATCAAACAATGTATTATAGAAAATTGTATTGCGGTTTGAAATTGGTGAATCATCAGGTACTAATGCTACCTCACCTAATCTTCTTGAACCTTCGTCAGTATTAATTAAATCATTAAGTACCGCTTCACCTTGTTCAGCTGAGAAATCAGTAATTACACCATCTTTAAAGTTCAATTTAAAACCGTCTATAATAGTACCGTTATAACTTAGTGGCAATTTATTTGTAACGTAGCCATCTACTCTATTTCTATCTGGTGCTGTAAAGACTTCTTCTGTAGGAATATTAGCAATAAATGCTTGTTCATTGCCATTTACATAACTTGTTGCATCTTCCCAAATATGATTTTTAACAAGACCTACAGTCAAATCTGTACCTTCAGATATATAATGTAGCGCTTGATAATTTTTCTGTTGTAATTTTTTAGAATACACACTTAAATTCGCAATATGTTGACGCCAATTTTCAACTGGATCATTGCCATCAATTCGTACTATCTCAAAAACTTCATCAATAAACTTCGTATATGCTTCTTCAACAGGTAACTCAGGATAAACACGCTGAGCCCAAGCTCTTGATGGGAAGGCAGCAACTACCCATGGGAATTGATTCTTTTGAACACGCTCCATATATCCTTTAAATGCACGTGAATTTTGTTGCTGGAATGCTTGTAATTTTTTACTGTCAATACCATTCATTAAATCTGGGTCTTCACTAATTAATGCTAAATTAGCAGCACCACGTTTTACATAATCCATTCGTGCTTCAACGTCATAAGATTTAATAGCATTATTTGCAAAAAACTCTACTTGCTCATATTCAAATTTTAAACGATTTAATGTTGGATCATTAAATGCTACACGTACATCGGAAGCACCACATTTATATGCTTCTTCAACAATTAAATGTGTTAATTCTAATGTTTCAACTGAAGCTCTTATAAAAACAGGTTGCTTTGGTTGAACATTCATACCTACTTTTACTAATAATTCAGCATATTGTTGTAACTTTTGTTTGTAATCTTTCAATTTACTCACTCCTAGTCATGTCGCAATTGCCCTAATGCATCAGCGATAGCTGTCACTTCACTCGGTGATAATCTATCCCTTGATTGAACAAAATCATATATTTCAGTTAGTTCTTCTTCGTTGGCATTTTTATATTTATCAGGATCTAACAACCCTTGATTAACAATATTTAATTTCTCTCTAATAGCTAATACTTTTTCTTCATTTGTCATAGCCTTATTGCTCACCTCTAATTATAGTTATGTTATCAAAGTATCACAATTTAATAAACTTTAATAGAAATTTATTTAATCTACTTCCTTATTGTTTAAAGTCGCTTTAAAATGGGGATATAACTACATAGTTTGGAGGAATTATAATGGTAGATGTAGCATTTGTCTGTCTTGGCAACATATGTCGTTCTCCAATGGCAGAAGCAATCATGCGACAAAGACTTAAAGACAGAAATATTAATGAAATTAAAGTATACTCAAGAGGTACGGGGCATTGGAACTTAGGTGAACCACCTCATAAAGGTACACAAAAGATTCTAAACAAACACAATATTCCTTTCGATGGCATGATTAGTGAATTATTTGAATCAACAGATGATTTTGATTACATTATCGCAATGGATCAAAGCAATGTTGACAATATTAAATCTATCAATCCTAATCTTAAGGGACAATTGTTCAAACTGTTAGAATTTAGTAATATGGAAGAGAGTGATGTACCAGATCCATACTACACTAATAATTTTGAAGGTGTATACGACATGGTATTATCATCTTGTGATAATTTAATAGATTACATCGTAAAAGATGCAAATTTGAAAGAGGGGTAGTTTTTAATGGAAAATAAATTTGTTCCTGGTATTCTAATTGGTGCCGTAATTGGTGGTGCAATCACTTTAGCTGATAAATCTACGCGTCAAGCTTTAGTTCAATCAGTTAAAGACGCTAAAAATGGCAACCGCACTCGCAAGCCTTCTAAAGTCAGCAAAATTAAAGACGAAGTATTATATTGGAAAGATGTTGTTGAAGAAATTCGTCGCAATAATCCTGAGTTAGAACGTTCTTTAAAAGATGCAAAAGAAACTTTTGTTAATAGAAAAAATCAACGCTAAAATCAATTTAATAACTATTTAAAGGTAATACTATACAATGTATTATGTCCCTTTCGTAAGTACCTACTTAACAGTAATACTTTCATCGGCTTTATTACATTGCATGGGTATTGCCTTTGTTTTATTTTACAGTTGGAAAATGCTCTGAAAAATTTAAAGCAATTAATTTTTATATTATTATCATGTTTGAACCATATTATTGTTTAATTTTTTTATAATTGGATAAATACTAGTAGCTACTTTTACAACAATACATAGAGAAAGGTTATGGAGTGCGTATGTCGAAAAAAGATCACTCTTCTTCAAAGTACTTGAATTCAATCAAAAGACAAGAAGAAGAAACTAATACTAACAAGAGTAAGAGAAAAAATTCAAAAATTGATGTTGATCGTACATATATCGAACCTCAACAATTTCAATCTAAAAAACCGAAGAAAGATAATCAAGTCTTTTTCTTATCAAGGCTAAATAAACCAGCTAAATATAAGAAAGACTCTAATTTCTTATCATATCTCATCTACCGCATTGGAAAAGATGATGCATCTGGACTGGCAGCACAAATGACTTATCATTTCGTTCTCGCTATGTTTCCGATGTTAATTTTTCTTTTAACATTATTACCATTCTTTAATATTAGCCAAAGTCAAATTACAAATATGTTAAGTAATGCACCTGCAGACACGTCAACTTTAATTAAAAGTGTTATTGGAGATATAACCCAAAACTCTAGTGGTAGCCTATTATCTATTGGTTTGATTTTAGCAATTTGGTCAGCATCAAATGGTATGACTGCAATTATGAATTCATTTAATGTCGCTTATGACGTTGAAGATAGCCGTAATGGTATTATTCTAAAGCTTTTAAGTGTTGTATTCACTATTGTTATGGGCGTTGTATTTGTTGTTGCCCTTGCTTTACCAACACTTGGTTCAGTCATTAGTCATTTTTTATTCGGCCCATTAGGTTTCGATGAACAAGTAAAATGGGTATTCAATTTAATTCGAATTGTATTACCTATTATCATTATTTTCATCGTATTTATTGTTCTTTATGCTGTTGCCCCGAATGTTAAGACTAAAATCAGATCTGTTTTACCAGGCGCTGTATTTACTTCAATTATTTGGTTAGCAGGATCATTTGGATTTGGATGGTATATTTCAAACTTTGCTAACTATTCTAAAACATATGGTAGTATTGCTGGTATTATTATTTTATTAGTATGGTTATATATCACTAGCTTTATTATTATCGTAGGTGCAGAAATCAATGCAATCATTCATCAGCGTAATGTTATTAAAGGTAAAACACCTGAAGAAGCCGCTTTAGAGCATGATGATAATAATAAAAATCACTATAATGAAAATACAAGATATGAATATGATGAAGAGACTAACACTCCAAATCAAAAAACATATCATGTCGATGAACATCCTGAAGATACCTATCCAGAAGATAACAAAAATTTAAAAGATAAAATTGTAGATAAATTAAACAAAGACTAAGCAACACCAAATAAAAACAGAGGTTTTCGCGATAAATAACGAAAACCTCTGTTTTTTAATTTTATGTGCCGTTCGAAGCAATTAGCAATAATCACATAGCTTAATTTAATATGAGCTACTGAATTAAATTATGTTGGAATGCATAAATAACGGCTTGTGTTCTATCTTGTACTTCTAACTTACTTAAAATATTACTTACATGTGTCTTAACTGTTTTAATTGTAATATGAGATGCACTTGCAATTTCTTGATTTGAATAACCTTTGGCAATTAATAATAATATTTCCATTTCACGTTCCGTTAACATTTCATATAACTCAGCACGTTTTTTCATACGGTTACGCATTTTTACTAATACTTCAGGTTCAAATACAGATTCACCTTTAGATGTTTTACGAACTGCATCAGCAATATCTTTTGCACTCGTTGTTTTTAAAATATAGCTATCAACACCTGCATCTAAGGCACGATATACCTCTTTATCTTCAATAAAACTTGTTAGCATTAATACTTTAATTTGTGGTAAATCTTTTTTAATTTGAGTAGTCGCTTCTACACCATCCATATCATCCATAAGCAAATCCATTAAAATCAAATCAGGTTTTAGCTCATGGGCTTTAGCGATTGCTTCTTTACCTGAAGCCCCCTCACCTACTACTTCAATATCACTTTGCGTTGATAGATAACTTGAAATTCCTATACGTACCATTTCATGATCATCCACAAACAATACTTTAATCGTCATACGAATCCTCCTTATTTAGAGGTGCTTTCACCTCAATACGTGTACCTGAATCTGGTAGTGATACAATAAGGAACGTTGCACCAATTTCCAAAGCTCTTTCACGCATATTTTTAAGTCCATAACTTTGTTCTAATTTTTCATCTACATTAAAACCTTTACCATTATCTTGTATCCTTAACAATAAATAATCATCTTTATTAAATAATTCTACAGTTACTTTCGTACCATTTGAATGTCTCAATGTATTAGATATTGCTTCTTGCGTAATTCTAAATAAATGATCCTCAATACCTTTTGGCACTTTAAAATCTTGTATTTCATGCACAACTTTCATTGGCACTTTCTTTTGTAAATCAATAACTAAATCTTTAATACCTTCGCCTAACGACTTGTCTTTCAAGCCGAGTGGTCTTAAGTGTAGCAGCAGAGCACGCATTTCTAACTGAGAATCTTGAACCATTTTCTCTAAAATAGGTATTTGTTGATCTAAAGGTGGTTCTAATTTTGTTTCTTTAATTGCAGATAACATCATACTTGCCGCAAAAAGTTGTTGACTAACAGAGTCGTGTAGTTCTCTAGCTAAACGTTGTCTTTCATCTTCGATAATCTTTTTAACTTTAACATCATTAATATTGTAATTTTCATTTGTTAAATTTTGCGTTTTGAGTCTTAACTTATGCAATTCTTGATTTAAAGGTACTAACGTATGATATAAATCCAATGTTTCACTATATATTTCTATATTTTGATCGTTGATACCTACTGTTTCGCCTTCCATAGAACGCTCAATTTGCGTCTTAATCCAATCATTTTGTTGATTAATTTTGTAGGCAAGCACCGATCCAACGATGATACACAATAAAATGATAATGAGATTTAAAAATAAAAAGACTGGAATCCCAAATATTTGTGTATAAAACATGCCTTGAAAATAAATAATATTAACGAAAACTTTATCTATAAAAAGAAATGCCGCTAGCATGCTGTATACTAAGATGAGCATCGAACCAATTGTTCTAATATAATGGTTCATCGATAAATCACCTCAACGTCTCCAATAAACGTTGATACGTAGATATTAACTGTATAATTATCTGGTTTAACCATTTCTTCGATATGAATATTATCGTTTTCAACTTTATATGACTTTTCATTTACATAAGTACTGCCATAAAAAGCCGCGACATGTAAGTTTATATTATAATTAATTGGTAATATAACTTGTACTTTTCCCAAAATATGTCTAACAACTATAGTATTATTTTCTTTAATATTAGCTGCTTTAGTTAAATCAATATGCAAATCTCCAATACCATGTTGTATTTGCACATCTTCCCATTTATAAACATATACCGGTGTACGTTGTTCCCCAAACCATTTTTGTTTGATAAACGAAGGTGACGTTACGACTTCATCAGTTGCAATCACTTTTTTAGGTTTAAATTTGTGTATCAAGTAACGCACAATAAGTAATAATAAAAATACGAACAAGATAATAATCGTATATTTATTAGATAGTAGCGTGAAGGCAATTAATAATGCTCCTATCCAAAAAGCCAAAAGCCCTCTTATTTTATGAAAATAAAGATAACCTACATACACTAATACACATCCCAATAATAGAACGAGTAAAAATCCAATTTTTTCAAAAAATATGTAATAAAAATTGGCAATAATCATTAATGCAGTAAAAATGATTAACATTTGCGTTGATATATATTTGTGTGTCATGTTTCGCCGCCTTTCTATGCCACAGCGTTCATATAATTTATTAGATACGATGTTTTTTCAGTTGTTAATTTTTCAGTTGTAGCTTGTTGAATCTGTATTTCAATTTGTGCATAATATGCTTCGACTTTATTTAATTCAGCTTTAATATTCTCAATTTCTTGATCATTTATCTCTCTAGCACATTGAATGTGAAATGTTTCTGTGATATCAACATATTTATTTTCTAATGTTAGCATTAGACTGTCAATCATCTTGCTGAGCTGTTCTTTTTTAGCTTTTAAATAATGCATATAATCATCTAAGTTTTTTATTTTCTTGTCTAGAATTAAAAGATACTGTTTAATATTATTTCTAACGGTTTCTCTTAAAAATTGTTCAATATAACGGTCAACATAGTTCATCATTATCACCTTTTATAATAAGTATTTAAATATCTAATGCGCTATGTTTCTTCTTAGATGTCAATGATATAAGTGCTAATTAAACTAGTTAATTGCAAAATATCTTTTATTAATGACTCATTAATTGTGTTCTTCATTATTATAAAACAGTTCCGAAACCAATATGAATAGGCTCCGGAACTAAATGATGTTCATACTTTAGTCTTAGTATTTGATTTTTCTATTATTCTTCAATCTTAGTTGTTAAAATTGGACCATCTTTTGTCACAATAACAGTGTGTTCAATTTGGGCAACAAAACTTTTATCACTTGTTTCAAAAGCCCATTCGTTTTTACCTTCTGTTACGAATGATGCATTTGATGAAATAAACGGTTCAATAGCTAAAACCATACCTTCAGTCAATAATGTTTTATCTTTTGGATCAAAATAATTAAGTACATGCGCTGGTGCTTCATGCAATGATAAACCAACACCATGGCCTGTTAGATTTTTAATAACTTTCAAATCATTTTGTCTAGCAGTATTATGCACTGCTTTACCGATATTGCTTAATTTCGTACCTGGTTTAACTTTTGCAATTGCATTCTCAAACGCCATCGTTGCAACATCACATACTTTTTGCTTCATCGGATTATCTGATTCACCAACTACAAATGATATACCTGTATCAGCGTAATAGCCGTTTTTCAATGCCGAAACATCAATATTGACTAAGTCACCTTCACGAATAACACGTTTACTAGGAATACCATGTGCTACTTCTTCATTCACACTTATACAAGTTTGACCTGGAAAGTTTTCATCGTGAATTGGCGCTGAAATTGCACCGTATTCTTCAAATAAATCTTTTGCAATATTATCAAGTTCTTTAGTTGTAATGCCTGGCTTTGTAGCAGCTTGCATTGTGTTGCGCACTTTAGCGCATATGTATCCAATTTCTTTTAACGCTTGTAATTCTTCTTCTGTTTTTACAATCATTTTATCCCGTTCCTTTTTTATATTATTATAACTTATTATAGCAAAAATTCTTTGATATACTAAAGATGTTACTTATCGTATTTTGGAAAGTGAGTAAGACAGAAATGTTAAAGAACCGCTAATGATTTATTATGTAGTGGTTCTTGCACATTAGCCACAGCTAATGTGTACTTAAAAATAGGAATACATGAGTAAAACTCATGCATAAGAAATACTAATTTCTAAAGAAAAAGTATTTCTTTATGTTGGGGCCCCACCCCAACTTGCATTGTCTGTAGAAATTGTGTTCCAATTTCTCTATGTTGGGGCCCCGGAATTGAAAATGCTTATTAAAAGCGCATTTTCATTTAGTCAACTACTGTCAACATAACATTATAGAGCCTAGGGCTTTGATTGATGTATCTGAAAAACAATCTATATAAATAAATTATGGTCATGTTTATTATTTTACATACATTATCTTTTCCAATGTACGATATTTTATATTATAAAGCGCTCGCTTAGATTTTACGATGATTAGAGGTTAAAAAATGAATGAACAATGGTACAAACATTTAATTGGTGCCAGAACTATTAAAACTGGTATCGCCATTTTTTTAACAGCTGTTTTTTGCATGGCTTTAGATCTAACACCCATCTACGCTATTTTAACTGCTGTTGTCACAATTGAACCTACCGCCAAGGCATCACTGATCAAAGGGTATCGTCGCCTACCAGCAACTGTTATTGGTTCTGGATTTGCGGTGTTATTTACATTTCTTTTTGGTGATCAATCACCATTTACATATGCATTAAGTGCTACCTTTACAATTTTATTTTGTACAAAGCTTAAATTACAAGTGGGTACAAATGTTGCGGTACTT harbors:
- a CDS encoding type 1 glutamine amidotransferase domain-containing protein, producing the protein MTKKVAIILANEFEDIEYSSPKEALENAGFETIVIGDTAHSEVVGKHGEKVNVAVSIADAKPEDHDALLIPGGFSPDHLRGDAEGRYGTFAKYFTKNDVPTFAICHGPQILIDTDDLKGRTLTAVLNIRKDLSNAGAQVVDESVVVDNNIVTSRVPDDLNDFNREIVKQLQD
- a CDS encoding SE1561 family protein, whose product is MNEQQTIEQIKARLNKFIEDIDHVNPDEVRVEDIDEWIGLLDQLEEKVKLVSK
- the yfkAB gene encoding radical SAM/CxCxxxxC motif protein YfkAB: MNSVKLKQPVSILNDPWEAYNDVKDHGELTLSNIEFTTTNLCNMRCSHCAVGYTLQTVDPEPLNMDLIYRRLDEIPHLRTMSITGGEPMFSKKSIRNVVKPLLKYAHNRGIYTQMNSNLTLPQDRYLDIAEYIDVMHISHNWGTTDEFANVGFGAMEKQPPLKAKLKLYEQMINNARTLSEQGMFVSAETMLNQSTLPHLQKIHQEVVHDMKCSRHEIHPMYPADFASQLNVLSLSEMKKTIHDILDFRDENVWMLFGTLPVFPCLKDDNDQMLLTRLRNAKNVTTRNDPDGRSRLNVNVFTGNVIVTDFGDETGTISNIQKDKLTDVFDKWLSTDLAKSLNCHCAEFSCLGPNVLVKNMYYPNMDFKDNERHMHMHKQPQILQF
- a CDS encoding acyl-CoA thioesterase; the protein is MTNQDRPMKSMSESKCYKNRQVFPQDTNHHHTMFGGTLMANIDEIAAITAMKHAGAQVVTASTDSVDFLKPIKTGDILQYVAMVSYAGTSSMEVVVQIRIDDVFNNKHDLAALSFLTFVALDDDGKPQHVPGVYPEDDVEKWFYDTAPQRVERRKARRIESKQTIEYLAKVQHIKD
- a CDS encoding aminopeptidase, encoding MKDYKQKLQQYAELLVKVGMNVQPKQPVFIRASVETLELTHLIVEEAYKCGASDVRVAFNDPTLNRLKFEYEQVEFFANNAIKSYDVEARMDYVKRGAANLALISEDPDLMNGIDSKKLQAFQQQNSRAFKGYMERVQKNQFPWVVAAFPSRAWAQRVYPELPVEEAYTKFIDEVFEIVRIDGNDPVENWRQHIANLSVYSKKLQQKNYQALHYISEGTDLTVGLVKNHIWEDATSYVNGNEQAFIANIPTEEVFTAPDRNRVDGYVTNKLPLSYNGTIIDGFKLNFKDGVITDFSAEQGEAVLNDLINTDEGSRRLGEVALVPDDSPISNRNTIFYNTLFDENASCHLAIGSAYAFNVEGGTEMSVEEKVACGLNDSNVHVDFMIGSSDLTIYGILEDGTEELVFENGNWAPTF
- a CDS encoding DUF1128 family protein, whose amino-acid sequence is MTNEEKVLAIREKLNIVNQGLLDPDKYKNANEEELTEIYDFVQSRDRLSPSEVTAIADALGQLRHD
- a CDS encoding low molecular weight protein-tyrosine-phosphatase; amino-acid sequence: MVDVAFVCLGNICRSPMAEAIMRQRLKDRNINEIKVYSRGTGHWNLGEPPHKGTQKILNKHNIPFDGMISELFESTDDFDYIIAMDQSNVDNIKSINPNLKGQLFKLLEFSNMEESDVPDPYYTNNFEGVYDMVLSSCDNLIDYIVKDANLKEG
- a CDS encoding YtxH domain-containing protein; this translates as MENKFVPGILIGAVIGGAITLADKSTRQALVQSVKDAKNGNRTRKPSKVSKIKDEVLYWKDVVEEIRRNNPELERSLKDAKETFVNRKNQR
- a CDS encoding YihY/virulence factor BrkB family protein, which produces MSKKDHSSSKYLNSIKRQEEETNTNKSKRKNSKIDVDRTYIEPQQFQSKKPKKDNQVFFLSRLNKPAKYKKDSNFLSYLIYRIGKDDASGLAAQMTYHFVLAMFPMLIFLLTLLPFFNISQSQITNMLSNAPADTSTLIKSVIGDITQNSSGSLLSIGLILAIWSASNGMTAIMNSFNVAYDVEDSRNGIILKLLSVVFTIVMGVVFVVALALPTLGSVISHFLFGPLGFDEQVKWVFNLIRIVLPIIIIFIVFIVLYAVAPNVKTKIRSVLPGAVFTSIIWLAGSFGFGWYISNFANYSKTYGSIAGIIILLVWLYITSFIIIVGAEINAIIHQRNVIKGKTPEEAALEHDDNNKNHYNENTRYEYDEETNTPNQKTYHVDEHPEDTYPEDNKNLKDKIVDKLNKD
- the vraR gene encoding response regulator transcription factor VraR, with the translated sequence MTIKVLFVDDHEMVRIGISSYLSTQSDIEVVGEGASGKEAIAKAHELKPDLILMDLLMDDMDGVEATTQIKKDLPQIKVLMLTSFIEDKEVYRALDAGVDSYILKTTSAKDIADAVRKTSKGESVFEPEVLVKMRNRMKKRAELYEMLTEREMEILLLIAKGYSNQEIASASHITIKTVKTHVSNILSKLEVQDRTQAVIYAFQHNLIQ
- the vraS gene encoding sensor histidine kinase VraS, with protein sequence MNHYIRTIGSMLILVYSMLAAFLFIDKVFVNIIYFQGMFYTQIFGIPVFLFLNLIIILLCIIVGSVLAYKINQQNDWIKTQIERSMEGETVGINDQNIEIYSETLDLYHTLVPLNQELHKLRLKTQNLTNENYNINDVKVKKIIEDERQRLARELHDSVSQQLFAASMMLSAIKETKLEPPLDQQIPILEKMVQDSQLEMRALLLHLRPLGLKDKSLGEGIKDLVIDLQKKVPMKVVHEIQDFKVPKGIEDHLFRITQEAISNTLRHSNGTKVTVELFNKDDYLLLRIQDNGKGFNVDEKLEQSYGLKNMRERALEIGATFLIVSLPDSGTRIEVKAPLNKEDSYDD
- the vraT gene encoding cell wall-active antibiotics response protein VraT, which translates into the protein MTHKYISTQMLIIFTALMIIANFYYIFFEKIGFLLVLLLGCVLVYVGYLYFHKIRGLLAFWIGALLIAFTLLSNKYTIIILFVFLLLLIVRYLIHKFKPKKVIATDEVVTSPSFIKQKWFGEQRTPVYVYKWEDVQIQHGIGDLHIDLTKAANIKENNTIVVRHILGKVQVILPINYNINLHVAAFYGSTYVNEKSYKVENDNIHIEEMVKPDNYTVNIYVSTFIGDVEVIYR
- the map gene encoding type I methionyl aminopeptidase; this translates as MIVKTEEELQALKEIGYICAKVRNTMQAATKPGITTKELDNIAKDLFEEYGAISAPIHDENFPGQTCISVNEEVAHGIPSKRVIREGDLVNIDVSALKNGYYADTGISFVVGESDNPMKQKVCDVATMAFENAIAKVKPGTKLSNIGKAVHNTARQNDLKVIKNLTGHGVGLSLHEAPAHVLNYFDPKDKTLLTEGMVLAIEPFISSNASFVTEGKNEWAFETSDKSFVAQIEHTVIVTKDGPILTTKIEE